From the genome of Miscanthus floridulus cultivar M001 chromosome 10, ASM1932011v1, whole genome shotgun sequence, one region includes:
- the LOC136489278 gene encoding uncharacterized protein, protein MVPPAAEEDEVEEIEREEARPQAIRILHKRGDEVVVVEEEDTTREVRRLESTLAMAMKHIKLIKRMEPLTEENKKLKEAVRLMEKNVQRAQRKRDLDESNAWDLEYQKGALSEQLATMSEQLRGRPEQLATVSEQLTSVFEQLECKSEQLRNISEQRQEQDVELDQLRQAIGQLQEEKERASGRAEKLIEELKDYHRRAKAQFDVLEQEARTQRSKLDAIVVGVKPVLDLLDMDAAP, encoded by the exons ATGGTGCCCCCAGCTGCGGAGGAGGACGAAGTGGAAGAGATTGAGCGTGAGGAAGCTCGACCTCAAGCCATCCGGATCCTTCACAAGCGGGGCGATGAAGTTGTggtggtggaagaggaggacaccaccagggaagtcagaaggctagagtccacccttgCCATGGCGATGAAGCATatcaag ctgatcaagaggatggagcccctcaccgaggagaacaaaaaactgaAGGAGGCGGTGAGGCTTATGGAGAAAAAtgtccagagggcccagcgcaaGCGGGATCTTGACGAGTCTAACGCGTGGGAtctggaataccaaaagggggctctatccgagcagctggcgacCATGTCCGAGCAGTTGCGGGGCAGGCCTGAGCAGCTGGCCACTGTCTCCGAGCAGCTGACGAGTGTTTTTGAGCAGCTGGAGTGCAAATCTGAGCAGCTGAGAAACATCTCCGAGCAGAGACAAG agcaagatgtggagctcgaCCAGCTACGCCAAGCCATCgggcaactccaagaggagaaggagagggcgTCAGGGCGAGCGGAGAAGCTGatagaggagctaaaag ACTACCATCGGAGGGCCAAGGCACAGTTCGACGTGCTAGAGCAGGAGGCCAGAACGCAGAGGAGTAAGCTCGACGCCATAGTTGTCGGAGTCAAGCCGGTGCTCGACCTCCTCGACATGGATGCAGCTCCTTAG
- the LOC136489279 gene encoding uncharacterized protein, producing MEPLAEENKKLKEAVKLMEKNIQRAQRERDLAESNAWDLEYQKGALSEQLATVCEQLRGRSEQLATIFEQLTSVSEQLEHKSEQLRSVSGQRKEQDAKLVQLRQGIGQLQEEKERASGRAEKLIEELKCE from the exons atggagcccctcgctgaggagaacaaaaaactaaaggaggcggtgaagcttatggagaaaaacatTCAGAGGGCGCAGCGCGAGCGGGATCTTGCCGAGTCTAACGCGTGGGAtctggaataccaaaagggggctcTATCTGAGCAGCTGGCGACTGTGTGCGAGCAGTTGCGGGGCAggtccgagcagctggccactaTCTTTGAGCAGCTGACGAGTGTTTCCGAGCAGCTGGAGCACAAATCCGAGCAGCTGAGAAGCGTCTCCGGgcagagaaaag agcaagatgcgaagCTCGTCCAGCTACGCCAAGGCATCgggcaactccaagaggagaaggagagggcgTCAGGGCGAGCGGAGAAGCTAATCGAGGAGCTGAAATGTGAGTAG